One genomic segment of Geoalkalibacter sp. includes these proteins:
- a CDS encoding putative signal transducing protein — MKKLRAFAPHERTLATLLKGRLEQEGVACLLRNEELFAALGEIPFLECRPELWVVDDEVLPRAQQLVDHWLHEDDTAVPWRCPDCGEELEGQFDRCWQCGRERR, encoded by the coding sequence ATGAAAAAGCTGCGCGCCTTCGCGCCCCATGAACGCACCCTGGCGACCTTGCTCAAGGGGCGCCTGGAACAGGAGGGGGTCGCCTGTCTGCTGCGCAACGAGGAATTGTTCGCGGCTCTGGGAGAGATTCCCTTTCTCGAATGCCGCCCCGAGCTCTGGGTGGTGGACGACGAGGTGCTGCCGCGCGCTCAGCAACTGGTGGACCATTGGCTCCATGAGGATGACACGGCCGTGCCCTGGCGCTGCCCGGACTGCGGCGAAGAGCTCGAAGGTCAGTTCGATCGCTGCTGGCAGTGCGGCCGCGAGCGGCGCTGA
- a CDS encoding ribonuclease D, protein MPQTPILTTSAELGALSGELARETSIAVDLEADSMHHYREQVCLVQISTPARTVLIDPLAVRDLSPLKAVLADPGVRKYFHAADYDIRCLYRDFAIEVRGLFDTMIACQFLGEEKVGLADILQKYFDVSLDKRFQRADWSKRPLSGEMIRYAAEDTRHLHRLGEWLEGRLAAKGRLDWVAEEFALLEKVRHSENEGPLYLRFKGAGQLAPRQLAVLDALLGFRDEEARRRDCPPFKVLGNAALLEMARIAPSSLHALVGLEGMPARLVERYGSKLLKLIETAMALPEEQLPVYPRSERAVRDPDAERRLDLLKKWRTAKAQELGMDPGILINNAALEDLSRRPPAALADLAASGLKNWQKEQLGVEICAVLLAPQ, encoded by the coding sequence ATGCCCCAGACCCCGATCCTCACCACCAGCGCGGAGCTTGGCGCCCTCTCCGGCGAGCTGGCGCGCGAAACGTCCATCGCCGTCGATCTCGAAGCCGATTCCATGCATCACTATCGCGAACAGGTGTGCTTGGTGCAGATCTCCACTCCCGCGCGCACGGTGCTCATCGATCCCCTGGCTGTGCGCGATCTCTCGCCCCTCAAGGCGGTGCTTGCCGATCCCGGGGTGCGCAAGTATTTCCATGCCGCCGATTACGACATCCGCTGCTTGTATCGCGACTTCGCCATCGAGGTGCGCGGGCTGTTCGACACCATGATCGCCTGCCAGTTTTTGGGGGAAGAGAAGGTGGGGCTGGCCGATATCCTGCAGAAGTATTTCGACGTAAGTCTCGACAAGCGCTTTCAGCGCGCCGACTGGTCCAAGCGGCCCCTGTCCGGCGAGATGATCCGCTATGCCGCCGAGGACACCCGGCATTTGCACCGTCTGGGGGAATGGCTGGAGGGTCGGCTGGCGGCCAAGGGGCGGCTGGATTGGGTGGCCGAGGAATTCGCCCTGTTGGAAAAGGTGCGCCACAGCGAAAACGAAGGTCCCCTCTACCTGCGCTTCAAGGGCGCCGGGCAGCTGGCGCCGCGCCAGTTGGCGGTGCTCGACGCGCTGCTGGGTTTTCGCGACGAGGAGGCGCGGCGCCGCGACTGTCCGCCCTTCAAGGTGCTGGGCAATGCCGCTCTTCTGGAAATGGCGCGCATCGCACCCTCCAGTCTGCACGCCCTGGTCGGTCTGGAGGGCATGCCGGCGCGGCTGGTGGAGCGCTACGGCAGTAAGCTTCTCAAACTCATCGAGACCGCCATGGCGCTGCCCGAGGAGCAGCTGCCCGTCTACCCGCGCAGCGAACGGGCGGTGCGCGATCCCGACGCCGAGCGGCGTTTGGACCTGTTGAAAAAATGGCGCACCGCCAAGGCGCAGGAACTCGGCATGGACCCCGGCATCCTTATCAATAACGCCGCCTTGGAAGACCTCTCCCGCCGTCCGCCCGCGGCCCTGGCGGATCTGGCCGCAAGCGGCCTGAAAAACTGGCAGAAAGAGCAGCTCGGCGTCGAGATCTGCGCCGTACTCCTGGCGCCGCAATGA
- the mutY gene encoding A/G-specific adenine glycosylase: MATPPGRRAKARLPQAGEAPLPFAPTEIARRLLAWYAQAGRALPWRGTRDPYRIWLSEVMLQQTTVEAVIPYYQRFLAVFPDVRRLAAASLDEVIALWAGLGYYSRARNLHAAAQKILARHAGVFPEDLEALLELPGIGRSTAGAILSIAFDRPAPILDGNVRRVLCRLFALQENPRGSAAEKKLWTWAQALTPTDRPHDYAQAIMDLGATLCTPRRPACPRCPLSELCRARALGLSETLPLGRAKKEMPEVLHVALLIERDGAILVRRRPYQGLLGGLWEFPVAEVPAESTPEATAAALAARHGAARARALGAVRHAYSHFRLDLRLYLAEPAATACVAESEECRWVARPALTALALHGAHKKALSLLAPAR, encoded by the coding sequence GTGGCGACTCCCCCCGGCCGCCGCGCCAAAGCTCGTCTTCCTCAGGCAGGGGAGGCGCCGCTGCCCTTTGCGCCCACGGAGATCGCCCGCCGCCTGCTCGCCTGGTATGCCCAGGCCGGACGCGCGCTGCCCTGGCGCGGTACGCGCGATCCTTACCGCATCTGGCTCTCCGAGGTGATGTTGCAGCAGACCACGGTGGAGGCGGTGATCCCCTACTACCAGCGGTTTCTCGCGGTTTTTCCCGATGTGCGCCGGCTGGCCGCCGCCTCTCTGGATGAGGTCATCGCGCTCTGGGCGGGGCTGGGCTATTATTCCCGCGCGCGCAACCTGCACGCCGCTGCGCAAAAAATTCTGGCGCGGCATGCCGGGGTGTTTCCCGAGGATCTGGAGGCGCTGCTGGAACTGCCCGGCATCGGCCGCTCCACCGCCGGGGCGATTCTCTCCATCGCCTTTGACCGTCCGGCGCCGATTCTCGACGGCAACGTGCGCCGTGTGCTCTGTCGGTTGTTTGCCTTGCAGGAAAACCCGCGCGGCAGCGCCGCCGAGAAGAAGCTGTGGACCTGGGCACAGGCCCTGACCCCGACGGATCGCCCCCACGATTACGCCCAGGCGATCATGGATCTGGGGGCGACACTGTGCACGCCGCGCCGCCCCGCCTGCCCGCGCTGCCCCTTGAGCGAATTGTGCCGGGCGCGGGCCCTGGGGCTCTCGGAGACGCTGCCGTTGGGGAGGGCGAAAAAGGAAATGCCCGAGGTGCTGCACGTGGCTCTGCTGATCGAGCGGGACGGCGCGATCCTGGTGCGGCGGCGCCCCTATCAGGGGCTGCTCGGTGGTTTGTGGGAATTTCCCGTCGCCGAGGTGCCCGCCGAGAGCACTCCCGAGGCCACGGCCGCCGCCCTTGCGGCGCGGCACGGAGCAGCCCGCGCACGGGCCCTGGGCGCGGTGCGCCATGCCTACAGTCATTTTCGCCTCGATTTGCGCCTGTACCTGGCCGAACCTGCCGCCACGGCGTGCGTCGCCGAAAGCGAAGAGTGCCGCTGGGTAGCAAGGCCCGCGCTGACCGCGCTGGCCTTGCACGGTGCGCATAAAAAAGCTTTGTCCTTGCTGGCGCCCGCGCGCTGA